A genomic region of Lytechinus pictus isolate F3 Inbred unplaced genomic scaffold, Lp3.0 scaffold_25, whole genome shotgun sequence contains the following coding sequences:
- the LOC135158010 gene encoding BTB/POZ domain-containing protein kctd15-like, producing the protein MTSVCDSRGHSPLALRPSPEFPDTKVIQMSNGRSSTDFSSPYAMEIVDQKISTSFMSGIKRKMSSSLSPSPVTTPTANSVTPPPAPSSTGITTPSTTQHQSSSTTQHNGVPRVAPNTRYTAPVHIDVGGQIYTSTLETLTKFPESRLSKLFTGHIPIILDSLKQHYFIDRDGHLFRYILNFMRTSRLLLPDDFTEVEALYEEARYYNLTPMMEALEEMKSSEESSKTTQEKREKAPVVKVESGCTGNECVIVHTSPDCVERISLSGNKNIIYELFPEVGSVICNSSPPAAAGWAQDSNCVIRFPLNAFCKLYTIQVLQRLLQNNFVVIASSGGGIEGSQFSEYVLTRKYGQLT; encoded by the exons aTGTCGAATGGAAGAAGTTCAACCGACTTTTCATCACCGTATGCGATGGAAATTGTTGATCAAAAG ATATCTACGTCATTCATGTCCGGGATCAAGCGAAAGATGTCATCATCGCTCTCTCCATCACCAGTGACCACGCCCACCGCAAACTCTGTGacaccaccaccagcaccatCATCCACAGGTATCACCACCCCTTCTACCACACAACACCAATCCTCGTCAACAACTCAACACAACGGTGTACCTCGAGTGGCACCCAATACCCGATACACCGCTCCTGTCCACATCGATGTTGGAGGGCAGATTTACACCAGTACACTGGAGACGTTGACCAAGTTTCCAGAGTCACGGCTGAGCAAGCTCTTCACTGGTCACATACCGATCATCTTGGACTCTCTGAAGCAACACTATTTTATCGACAGGGATGGCCATCTCTTTCGGTACATCCTAAATTTCATGCGGACGTCGAGGCTGCTTCTTCCTGATGACTTCACCGAAGTGGAGGCTCTGTACGAGGAAGCACGATACTACAATCTCACCCCGATGATGGAAGCTCTTGAGGAGATGAAGTCTTCTGAAGAATCTTCAAAGACCACTCAAGAGAAGCGAGAGAAGGCACCGGTCGTCAAGGTCGAAAGTGGTTGTACCGGTAATGAATGCGTCATTGTACATACGTCACCAGACTGTGTCGAGCGTATCTCACTCAGTGGCAACAAGAATATCATCTACGAGTTGTTTCCAGAGGTAGGGAGCGTCATCTGTAACTCCAGCCCACCAGCTGCAGCAGGTTGGGCACAAGATTCGAACTGCGTCATAAGGTTTCCATTGAATGCTTTCTGTAAGTTGTACACGATACAGGTCTTGCAGCGCCTGCTTCAGAACAATTTCGTTGTGATTGCGTCCAGCGGAGGAGGTATCGAAGGGTCGCAGTTCAGTGAGTACGTCCTCACTAGGAAATATGGACAGCTTACGTAA